TATGGCTGGAGACACTGTGAGGCTGTCCCGGCTACTGCGCTCCCCGTGACCTCTACGGGGAGGAACCTGTGGAAACCCGGTTTCCCCGCGCCTCTGTTGAACGCACTACCAGGTAACGCTCATCATCGAACAGTTCAGCCCCGAACCGATGCCCAGCAACCCCACGTGGTCGCCAGGATGCAACCGACCAGCCTCGGCGGCCTGCGCCAGGCTGATCGGCAGGGCCGCCGGCCCGATGTTGCCCAGCACCGGGAAGTTCAGGTAGAGCTTGGCGGGGGTGATGCCAATGGCCTCGGTCACGGCGGCCATGTGCCGCGCGCCCACCTGGTGCGGCGCGTAGAGCGCGATGCGGTCGTCGCTCCAGTTCGGCAACGTCTCCTGGGCCAGTTGCCAGGTCTCAGCGGCAAGTTTGACCCCGGCGACCAGCAGTGCGCTGGCATCGGTTTTCATATAATCGGGCTGGCCCACACACAGGTGGTTGTACTCGGTCGCGGCCAGCGAAACAACGCCATTGAGCCTGTGGCGGGACTTTGAAACCCGCATGTGGGCCAGCACCATCGCCGCGGCGCCCGAGCCGAGGGTAAGAGTAGCGAAATTGTCGCGGAACTCCTGGAGGGTGGTTTCGGGACGCTGGAGACGGCGGATGGTGCTCATTACCGCGTCTTGTGAGCCTTCACCGTTGACGATCAGCGCGTAATCAATCTCGCCCGCCTCAATCATCAGGGCCGCGATATACATCCCGTTGAGGAAGCCCAGGCAAGCATTACGCACATCATAGTTGATCGCCCGGGGCGAGAGACCGAGGTTACGATGAACGAAACAGGCTGTCGCAGGTTCGAGGTAATCCTGGCATACCGAAGTATTGATGACGATCCCGATCTGCTCCGGGTCAATATCGGCAGCCGCGATGGCCTTGCGCGCCGCCAGCGTCGCCACGGCGCTAGGCAACGTTCCCGCGTCCCAGAAGCGCCGCTCGCGGATCCCCGAGAGTTGTTCCAGACGTCCCCGGGGGATGCCGAGACGTTGCATCGTCTCGCTAATCTGATCCTCCAGCCAGTCCGAGCTAATGCGGTGCGGCGCCAGTTCGTAGCCCAGGGCCTCGATCGCGACGTTCTGAAAGAGCACGCCAGACCTCCCAATCTTAGCTAGTAAGACACTTGCACTGCCATACGGCGCAGACCAGGTGAAACGCAACGCTGCGCCCAGGAGGAATGCCCCTCCTACACTCTCTCCTCAGACGCCGCCCATTACCCACAAGTCACTCCCCCGTTATCAACACCGCTCCGGCACAGCTCGTTCGGTTGCCGAACGCAGTGCGAGGGGCTGGTTGCGCTCCCGCACGTCCGTGTAGAGCCCGCAGCGTGTCGGACCGCCACGGAGCAGATCGGCGGGGGCGACCGGTTGATCG
This DNA window, taken from Chloroflexaceae bacterium, encodes the following:
- a CDS encoding 3-oxoacyl-ACP synthase III, which produces MLFQNVAIEALGYELAPHRISSDWLEDQISETMQRLGIPRGRLEQLSGIRERRFWDAGTLPSAVATLAARKAIAAADIDPEQIGIVINTSVCQDYLEPATACFVHRNLGLSPRAINYDVRNACLGFLNGMYIAALMIEAGEIDYALIVNGEGSQDAVMSTIRRLQRPETTLQEFRDNFATLTLGSGAAAMVLAHMRVSKSRHRLNGVVSLAATEYNHLCVGQPDYMKTDASALLVAGVKLAAETWQLAQETLPNWSDDRIALYAPHQVGARHMAAVTEAIGITPAKLYLNFPVLGNIGPAALPISLAQAAEAGRLHPGDHVGLLGIGSGLNCSMMSVTW